A region of Paenibacillus sp. JNUCC-31 DNA encodes the following proteins:
- a CDS encoding AbrB/MazE/SpoVT family DNA-binding domain-containing protein, which produces MEQQSNERRGVAMTTATLSKWGNSSAIRIPNQLLKRLNLEEGSEIEILVTADNELLLRPKTKPVESNEELRNHLKTLLSKVKQDTRHEEIDFGTEGNELL; this is translated from the coding sequence TTGGAGCAACAATCAAACGAAAGGCGTGGGGTTGCCATGACTACAGCCACACTGAGCAAATGGGGAAATAGCAGTGCAATTCGCATTCCTAACCAATTGCTTAAACGTCTTAATCTGGAGGAAGGCTCGGAAATTGAGATTTTGGTGACAGCAGATAATGAATTGTTGTTGCGTCCAAAAACCAAGCCTGTAGAGTCCAATGAGGAACTACGTAACCATCTAAAGACTTTGCTCTCTAAAGTGAAACAAGATACAAGACATGAAGAAATAGACTTTGGCACGGAAGGGAACGAGTTACTTTGA
- a CDS encoding type II toxin-antitoxin system PemK/MazF family toxin — MIIPKRGDLIWLDFDPQAGHEQAGRRPAIVLSEHEFNEVTGFAVVCPITSQAKDYPFEVTLPEDLPFSGFVLTDQLKSLDVRQRRIQIAGHAEPTSEFMKSVLRNVRSILA; from the coding sequence TTGATTATTCCCAAGCGAGGCGATCTGATATGGCTTGACTTTGATCCTCAAGCGGGTCATGAGCAAGCCGGGAGACGACCAGCTATTGTTCTATCGGAACATGAATTCAATGAAGTAACAGGTTTTGCCGTTGTATGTCCCATAACGAGCCAAGCCAAGGATTATCCTTTTGAAGTTACACTACCAGAAGACCTGCCATTTTCAGGTTTTGTTTTGACGGATCAGTTGAAGAGTCTTGATGTGCGGCAACGACGTATTCAAATTGCGGGGCATGCCGAACCAACCTCTGAATTTATGAAATCAGTTCTACGCAATGTCCGTTCTATTTTGGCATAA
- a CDS encoding GNAT family N-acetyltransferase, protein MTVTSIIDQIRIIEYDPSYAAALADMWNRSNESWGGGTNQRTEDTVRREMESSSNLHVFLAVHENEVVGFCSFAHYRFDEGALYVPLLNVRPDYHGYKVGRNLILNAVRKTVEAGWPRLDLYTWAGNTKAVPMYKKCGFFWEKKDDNVHLMNFIPTILQTEALAPYFEELDWYADSTRELVIEPDGRRERGFDFFEYTWSKGDISLRAEFEKSGRGLTALETPDYEISTEIDDHDLVFGSAYKVRYRIKNRSASELAVEIKGQNNKNIRFALDAARVIAPGETVIVEGEFHLDPVTEEQSQNKTHPVVTSTWLIGGRKAEFRVGVAPKFPAKINAALPVKELYTGIPAELYLNVENNFESEAEFAFDLPEDEFLEWAERSVRFTVPAKGKASVPVSFTLQSYGLYSREVEVTAVPAGRRAVSFTTKLSVLMKGTEGRYGGENGEQWVAVNGAFSLHMSKQDNNMWIEYPGSQHTFWWTYPKLGKPFAEELSKKQAKEVNIYPEGEHQVLEALYESEDFLGLQIKSVVKLSANGIAEFHHEIENTRSAELEENMFLMTSFGFYGNRLILPYQGRYVDMGDAYAGDPGHWDSSQITENWLFCKEAYGACGIYWDPSLKLIRPEYTLGLEHELGRIPAGAVVRTKATVFALNTFAKWQDFRSFARKQRSAFVPTLDNHLELALSGGNPFVSDVLTAELIERKMVPLAGNLELYVQNGGEPEHLAADMELHREDDLRSAQLEFSPAEEKLETEEGEFGWKVRAVYRGEDRVQERNALWYPQTGANVDRVIEEGPAGPVYTVSNGVLSMAAAPGFGSVVHSLKHQGEEWLDSSYPEAAPRSWWNPWYGGLGVGIPGMNGFSRQLEQRSAAWTEQKDNHGNIWKGIQITTRIEKHEANRGITVHQHYLMLPGVPVLCELHSVTNESGLALTDYSLTEDHFFKPSSVFADGWLEHPELGRFPLGKVDAGLQLKGLLRVGAVSRKNMLHAVDGYPNQNASAFANNQVLGHSVHQHLPIPNGDTVWMKPTYLILGQIPLSPEDVRDLLKLTFATSTDEKEASHADH, encoded by the coding sequence ATGACCGTTACTTCGATTATCGATCAAATCCGCATTATTGAATACGATCCCTCCTACGCTGCTGCGCTCGCTGATATGTGGAATCGCAGCAATGAAAGTTGGGGAGGCGGCACCAACCAGAGAACAGAGGATACCGTTCGCCGAGAGATGGAGAGTTCATCCAATCTTCATGTATTTCTCGCTGTTCATGAGAATGAGGTTGTTGGTTTCTGCAGTTTCGCCCACTACCGCTTTGACGAGGGTGCCTTATATGTACCCCTATTGAATGTTCGCCCCGATTATCATGGTTATAAAGTAGGACGTAATCTGATCCTGAACGCCGTCCGCAAGACCGTGGAAGCGGGGTGGCCCCGCCTGGATTTGTACACATGGGCGGGCAATACGAAGGCTGTGCCGATGTACAAGAAATGCGGGTTCTTCTGGGAGAAAAAAGATGATAACGTGCACCTCATGAACTTCATCCCGACGATCTTGCAGACCGAAGCACTCGCTCCTTATTTTGAGGAGCTGGATTGGTACGCAGATAGCACGCGTGAACTCGTCATCGAGCCGGATGGCCGACGGGAGAGAGGTTTCGATTTCTTTGAATATACCTGGAGCAAGGGAGATATCTCCCTGCGAGCTGAATTCGAAAAGTCGGGTCGCGGTCTGACGGCTCTCGAAACACCGGATTACGAAATTTCCACAGAGATTGACGATCATGATCTCGTATTTGGTTCCGCATACAAGGTTCGCTATCGAATCAAGAACCGCTCAGCATCCGAGTTGGCGGTCGAGATCAAGGGCCAGAATAACAAAAATATTCGATTTGCGCTGGACGCTGCGCGAGTGATTGCTCCGGGAGAAACGGTAATTGTGGAGGGCGAGTTCCACCTTGATCCGGTTACAGAGGAGCAGAGCCAGAATAAGACCCATCCCGTTGTCACCAGCACATGGCTGATCGGTGGCAGGAAAGCCGAGTTCCGTGTGGGCGTCGCCCCGAAATTTCCGGCCAAGATCAATGCGGCGTTGCCCGTGAAGGAGCTCTATACAGGTATCCCGGCCGAACTGTACCTGAACGTGGAAAATAATTTTGAATCCGAAGCGGAGTTCGCTTTTGACCTGCCTGAGGATGAATTCCTGGAGTGGGCAGAACGCTCGGTACGCTTCACGGTTCCTGCAAAAGGAAAAGCATCTGTGCCGGTGTCCTTTACCTTACAGTCGTATGGTCTATATTCGCGAGAAGTAGAGGTGACGGCTGTTCCGGCAGGCAGGCGGGCGGTCTCTTTCACAACCAAGCTGTCTGTTCTCATGAAAGGAACGGAGGGCCGTTATGGTGGGGAGAACGGGGAACAGTGGGTGGCCGTGAACGGCGCATTCTCCCTCCATATGAGTAAGCAAGATAACAACATGTGGATTGAATACCCTGGTTCACAGCACACGTTTTGGTGGACCTATCCGAAGCTGGGTAAGCCATTTGCAGAAGAGCTTTCCAAGAAACAAGCCAAAGAAGTGAACATCTATCCCGAAGGGGAACATCAGGTTCTCGAAGCACTCTACGAATCGGAAGACTTCCTTGGTTTGCAGATCAAGTCCGTGGTCAAGCTGTCTGCAAATGGGATCGCAGAATTCCACCACGAAATTGAAAATACTCGCAGCGCAGAGCTGGAAGAGAACATGTTTCTAATGACCAGCTTCGGGTTCTACGGTAATCGACTCATTCTTCCGTACCAAGGTCGATATGTGGACATGGGCGACGCTTACGCTGGTGATCCGGGCCATTGGGATAGCAGCCAAATCACGGAGAACTGGCTGTTCTGTAAGGAAGCGTACGGTGCATGCGGTATCTACTGGGACCCTTCGCTGAAGCTGATACGTCCAGAATACACGCTGGGGTTGGAGCATGAGCTTGGCCGAATTCCGGCAGGAGCCGTTGTTCGGACGAAGGCGACCGTATTTGCCTTGAACACCTTTGCCAAGTGGCAGGATTTCCGATCTTTCGCCCGAAAACAGCGGAGTGCATTTGTACCGACGCTGGACAACCATCTTGAACTGGCACTTAGTGGCGGCAATCCGTTTGTTTCAGACGTACTCACAGCGGAATTGATCGAACGAAAAATGGTTCCGCTCGCCGGAAATCTGGAACTGTACGTGCAGAATGGTGGCGAACCTGAGCACTTAGCGGCTGATATGGAATTACACCGAGAGGATGACCTGCGCTCTGCTCAGTTGGAATTCTCCCCTGCTGAGGAAAAGCTTGAGACAGAAGAAGGAGAATTCGGCTGGAAGGTTCGGGCTGTCTATCGAGGTGAGGATCGTGTTCAGGAACGGAACGCCCTCTGGTATCCGCAGACAGGAGCAAACGTTGATCGGGTAATTGAAGAAGGTCCGGCAGGACCCGTTTACACGGTGAGCAATGGAGTTCTCTCCATGGCAGCTGCACCTGGCTTCGGAAGTGTCGTGCATTCCTTGAAGCATCAGGGCGAGGAATGGCTGGACAGTTCGTACCCGGAAGCAGCACCCCGTTCCTGGTGGAATCCATGGTACGGTGGACTTGGTGTGGGTATCCCCGGTATGAACGGTTTCAGCCGCCAGCTGGAGCAGAGAAGCGCGGCTTGGACGGAGCAAAAGGATAATCATGGTAACATCTGGAAAGGGATTCAGATCACAACCCGCATCGAGAAGCATGAAGCGAATCGGGGAATTACGGTACACCAGCATTACCTCATGCTGCCCGGCGTACCTGTACTCTGTGAATTGCATTCGGTGACCAACGAAAGCGGCTTGGCACTGACGGATTACTCGCTAACGGAAGATCATTTCTTCAAGCCTTCGTCTGTCTTTGCTGATGGTTGGCTCGAACACCCCGAGCTAGGACGGTTCCCTCTGGGGAAGGTGGACGCGGGTCTTCAATTGAAGGGGCTCTTGCGTGTTGGGGCGGTTTCGCGTAAGAACATGCTGCATGCAGTAGATGGATATCCAAACCAGAACGCTTCAGCATTTGCGAACAACCAGGTACTTGGTCACAGCGTGCACCAGCATCTGCCTATTCCGAATGGGGATACGGTCTGGATGAAGCCGACCTATCTGATCTTGGGACAAATTCCCCTGAGTCCAGAGGATGTCCGTGACCTTCTGAAGCTAACCTTTGCAACTTCTACCGACGAAAAGGAGGCCTCACATGCCGATCATTGA